From Mobula birostris isolate sMobBir1 chromosome 8, sMobBir1.hap1, whole genome shotgun sequence, the proteins below share one genomic window:
- the LOC140202232 gene encoding homeobox protein Nkx-2.4-like isoform X1: MSLSPKHTTPFSVTDILSPIEETYKKFSGMEGAGNLAAPLGGYRQPQVSQATMQQHTMGHNATVATTYHMPHGVSQFSHSAMGGYCNGSIGNMGDLPSYQDTMRNGAAATGWYGSNPDPRYSTISRFMGTSSGMNMAGMGALTGMADAAKPMAPLHATPRRKRRVLFSQAQVYELERRFKQQKYLSAPEREHLASMIHLTPTQVKIWFQNHRYKMKRQAKDKATQQMQQENNLCQQQQSPRRVAVPVLVKDGKPCQNGSSTPAANQQQQQQQSTNGILPVATTTISQQQQSQQVNSLAQAQDLGQVSPNPTSLHSSVTNMSQMDSGTADYTGSMVNPSLLYGRTW, from the exons ATGTCGTTGAGCCCAAAGCACACAACGCCTTTTTCAGTGACAGACATCCTGAGCCCGATCGAGGAGACCTACAAGAAGTTCAGCGGCATGGAAGGTGCTGGCAACCTTGCAGCTCCTCTGGGAGGTTACCGCCAGCCTCAGGTCTCTCAGGCGACCATGCAGCAGCACACCATGGGACACAACGCCACGGTGGCGACCACCTATCACATGCCACACGGCGTCTCCCAGTTCTCTCACAGTGCCATGGGAGGCTACTGTAACGGGAGCATTGGCAACATGGGGGATCTTCCGTCTTACCAGGACACCATGAGGAATGGCGCCGCAGCTACTGGCTGGTATGGATCAAATCCCGATCCCAGATACTCAACAA TTTCTCGCTTCATGGGAACGTCCTCTGGAATGAATATGGCGGGAATGGGAGCTTTAACTGGAATGGCAGACGCCGCCAAACCAATGGCACCTTTACACGCTACGCCCAGGAGGAAAAGAAGGGTGCTGTTTTCTCAGGCCCAAGTCTACGAATTGGAACGTCGCTTCAAACAGCAGAAGTATCTGTCCGCTCCAGAAAGGGAGCATCTAGCCAGCATGATCCACCTGACACCAACGCAAGTAAAGATCTGGTTTCAGAACCACCGCTACAAGATGAAACGCCAGGCCAAGGACAAGGCTACCCAACAGATGCAGCAGGAGAACAACCTGTGCCAACAGCAGCAGTCTCCCAGGAGAGTGGCCGTGCCAGTTCTTGTCAAAGACGGTAAACCGTGCCAGAATGGCTCGAGTACTCCGGCTGCCAACCAACAGCAACAGCAGCAACAGAGTACGAACGGAATCCTTCCGGTCGCCACCACGACCATCTCGCAACAGCAACAGAGTCAACAAGTGAATTCGCTCGCTCAGGCTCAAGACCTGGGCCAGGTATCGCCAAATCCGACGTCCCTCCACAGTTCGGTTACTAATATGTCCCAAATGGACTCAGGTACTGCGGACTACACGGGGAGTATGGTAAATCCCAGCCTGCTCTACGGCAGGACCTGGTAG
- the LOC140202232 gene encoding homeobox protein Nkx-2.4-like isoform X2 gives MSLSPKHTTPFSVTDILSPIEETYKKFSGMEGAGNLAAPLGGYRQPQVSQATMQQHTMGHNATVATTYHMPHGVSQFSHSAMGGYCNGSIGNMGDLPSYQDTMRNGAAATGWYGSNPDPRYSTISRFMGTSSGMNMAGMGALTGMADAAKPMAPLHATPRRKRRVLFSQAQVYELERRFKQQKYLSAPEREHLASMIHLTPTQVKIWFQNHRYKMKRQAKDKATQQMQQENNLCQQQQSPRRVAVPVLVKDGKPCQNGSSTPAANQQQQQQQSTNGILPAQDLGQVSPNPTSLHSSVTNMSQMDSGTADYTGSMVNPSLLYGRTW, from the exons ATGTCGTTGAGCCCAAAGCACACAACGCCTTTTTCAGTGACAGACATCCTGAGCCCGATCGAGGAGACCTACAAGAAGTTCAGCGGCATGGAAGGTGCTGGCAACCTTGCAGCTCCTCTGGGAGGTTACCGCCAGCCTCAGGTCTCTCAGGCGACCATGCAGCAGCACACCATGGGACACAACGCCACGGTGGCGACCACCTATCACATGCCACACGGCGTCTCCCAGTTCTCTCACAGTGCCATGGGAGGCTACTGTAACGGGAGCATTGGCAACATGGGGGATCTTCCGTCTTACCAGGACACCATGAGGAATGGCGCCGCAGCTACTGGCTGGTATGGATCAAATCCCGATCCCAGATACTCAACAA TTTCTCGCTTCATGGGAACGTCCTCTGGAATGAATATGGCGGGAATGGGAGCTTTAACTGGAATGGCAGACGCCGCCAAACCAATGGCACCTTTACACGCTACGCCCAGGAGGAAAAGAAGGGTGCTGTTTTCTCAGGCCCAAGTCTACGAATTGGAACGTCGCTTCAAACAGCAGAAGTATCTGTCCGCTCCAGAAAGGGAGCATCTAGCCAGCATGATCCACCTGACACCAACGCAAGTAAAGATCTGGTTTCAGAACCACCGCTACAAGATGAAACGCCAGGCCAAGGACAAGGCTACCCAACAGATGCAGCAGGAGAACAACCTGTGCCAACAGCAGCAGTCTCCCAGGAGAGTGGCCGTGCCAGTTCTTGTCAAAGACGGTAAACCGTGCCAGAATGGCTCGAGTACTCCGGCTGCCAACCAACAGCAACAGCAGCAACAGAGTACGAACGGAATCCTTCCG GCTCAAGACCTGGGCCAGGTATCGCCAAATCCGACGTCCCTCCACAGTTCGGTTACTAATATGTCCCAAATGGACTCAGGTACTGCGGACTACACGGGGAGTATGGTAAATCCCAGCCTGCTCTACGGCAGGACCTGGTAG